DNA from Streptomyces sp. NBC_01260:
CAGATCAACGAACAGGTCATCGCGGCCGGTGCGGCCGCCGGCCACCGCGACGAGGTGAAGGGCGGCGCCGCCTGGAACCTCGACGAGGGCAAGGGCACCAAGGCGAGCGACCAGGGCCCCAACCGCATCCCGCTCACCCTCTCCACCGGCACCACCTGGACGCCCGGCGTCCAGGGCTCGGCGCTGAAGTTCAACGGCGAGGGCCAGTACGCCCAGACGGAGGGCCCGGTCATCGACACCACCGGCGACTACACCGTCTCGGCCTGGGCCTCGCTCGACGCGCTGCCCGGCAACTACGCGACGGTGGTCAGCCAGGACGGCCGCCGTACGGAGAATCCGTTCTATCTCCAGTACGGACAGGGCGCGTTCGCCTTCAGTACCCCGGGCGGGAAGCGGGCGCGGGCGGAGATGACGCCCGAAACCGGCAAGTGGTACCACCTGGTGGGCGTGCGCGACGGCGACGAGCTGAAGCTGTACGTCGACGGCAGCCTCGCGGCCACGGCCCCGGCCGGCTCCGCGGACGTCAGCACCGGCCCGCTCTCCGTGGGCCGCGCGCAGTACGCGGGCGAGAAGGGCGACTTCTGGAACGGCTCCATCGACCAGGTCAAGGTGTACGACAAGGCCCTGACCGCCGACGAGGTGAGCGCGCTGAACGGTGCCGAACAGCCGTAGCGGGTCCGCCACGGTGACCCGCTGCCTGCCGTCGCACAGGTGCGACGGCAGGCAGCGGCATGCCCCCGGCAGCCGGTCCGGGCCCGGGGGCGTGTGAGGATCAAGGGATGGAAGAGCCAGGGATCCGTCGCCGCCGCGACGACGACATGACGGCGTGCGTCGAGGCGCTGGCCACCGTGCACGAGATGGACCGCTACCCGGCGCGGTGGCCGGTTGACCCGGGCAGCTGGCTGACGCCCGACGGTCTGCTCGACGCCTGGGTGGCCATGGACGGCACGGACGTCCTGGGGCATGTCGCCCTCACCCGGACCGGCCATGCGATGGCCGCGGAGGTGGGGCTTCCCCCGGACGAACTGGCCTCGGTGGCACGGCTGTTCGCCACGGCGTCGGCCCGGCGGCGCGGCGTGGCGAGTGCGCTGCTCGCGACGGCGACGGCAGCTGCGGCAGCCGGGGGTCTGCGGCTGGTCCTGGAGGTGGAGGACGGTGGCGGGCCCGCTGTCGCGCTCTACGAGGGCGCCGGCTGGCGTCTTGTCTCCAGCCGCTCGGGCGACTGGACGACGGCCGACGGACGGACGGCGCTGCTGCACACGTACCTCGCACCGGGCACTACGGCGCGGTAGCGCGGGGGCCGTGACGGACCTACGGCCCGGACGTGACGCCTGCGCGTCGCTTCCGGGCCGTAGGGCGCAGTGCTCGGGGGGCCAGGGCGCCCAGGGGGGCCTCCACCGCACATGTGGTGTCCTCGGTGAACGTGACCGGGTTGTCCCAGGCGTGCGTGCCGCCCGGTGTGGCCGGCCACACCTCCGAGTCGATGTGCCCGGCTCCGTCATGGGGAAGTTCCCCTCGCCGGGCGGCGCGGGGAGCGGTACGGGGAGTACGGGGAACGCCGCGGGTCAGGCGAGCTGCCAGAGGTGGTCGTCGGTGCCGTTGTCGTCGAACTGGGCGACGTGGGCGCTGTCGGCGGTGGACATGTTGTCGATGCCGAGGACCTTGCCCGAGTGCCGGTTGCGGATGCGGTACCACCCGTCGCCGTCGGGGACGAGCTGCCAGAGGTGGTCGTCGGTGCCGTTGTCGTCGAACTGGACGACGTGGGCGCTGTCGGCGGTGGACATGTTGTCGATGCCGAGGACCTTGCCCGAGTGCCGGTTGCGGATGCGGTACCACCCGTCGCCGTCGGGGACGAGCTGCCAGTCGTGGTCGTCGGTGCCGTTGTCGTCGAACTGGACGACGTGGGCGCTGTTGGCCGTGGACATGTTGTCGACGCCCAGCACCTTGCCGGAATGCCGGTTGCGGACGCGGTACCAGCCTCCGGTCAGCCAGGGCGAGCCGCCCGGTCCGGCCGTCGGGAACGAGGTGATGCGCAGCCGTGCTGCCCCCATGGGGACGAGCGTGACCTCCTCCACCGGCTCCGTACTGCGGGCCGGACTGTCCTGGAGCGGGGTGACGACGTGCTCGCCGTCCGCGGTCCACTCCGGGATCCGGCGGGCCCGCGCGGTCATGGTCAGTGGGGTGCCGTCCAGCGTGAACGGGTTGGCGTCCTTGACGTGGCGGACCGTGTGGTGGTGCAGCGAACCGGCCGGCTTCTTCCCGTCCAGGACGAGCCCGTAGTTCCACGGACCGGTGGCATGCACCTCGTACTCCGGGAACTGATCGGTGCCGCCGATGCGCCGGTACTCCTCCCCGATCCGCAGGGAGTACGTGAGCGGGCCGCGGTCCACGCTGACGGAGCCGTGGTTCTGCTCCCAGGTGCGGACGGTCGTCGTCTGTGGGAAGCGCAGGGTGACCTTGTCGCCGTCGGACCAGGTGCGCTCGACGCGAGTGAAGGCAGGACCGGCAGGGGCGTCCACGCGGCGCCCGTTCACCTTGATGTCCGGGGCGTCGCACCAGGCGGGCACCCGCAGCACCAGCGGGAAGCGCAGCCGCCCGGGCGCCTTCAGACTCAGCGTGACCGTGTCCGTGAACGGATA
Protein-coding regions in this window:
- a CDS encoding GNAT family N-acetyltransferase, which gives rise to MEEPGIRRRRDDDMTACVEALATVHEMDRYPARWPVDPGSWLTPDGLLDAWVAMDGTDVLGHVALTRTGHAMAAEVGLPPDELASVARLFATASARRRGVASALLATATAAAAAGGLRLVLEVEDGGGPAVALYEGAGWRLVSSRSGDWTTADGRTALLHTYLAPGTTAR